A genomic window from Martelella lutilitoris includes:
- the lspA gene encoding signal peptidase II, translating to MRSPLSRPGPAIAFVAIALLIDAVVKYAVELYLPFHRTIDVLPFLGLFKTYNPGIAFSLLSDTNGWALVGMRLVIVAVVIYLWRKTAPGQSWALLGFALVVAGALGNILDHFLYGHVVDYIRFHVGGWTFPIFNLADSYITVGAVMIFVQEFLFKSPGRDDG from the coding sequence ATGAGATCGCCGCTTTCGCGCCCCGGCCCGGCCATTGCCTTCGTCGCCATCGCGCTGCTCATCGATGCCGTGGTCAAATATGCGGTCGAGCTCTATCTGCCGTTTCACCGGACCATCGACGTCCTGCCGTTTCTGGGCCTGTTCAAGACCTACAATCCCGGCATCGCCTTTTCGCTTCTGTCGGATACCAACGGCTGGGCGCTGGTCGGCATGCGGCTCGTCATTGTCGCGGTCGTCATCTATCTCTGGCGCAAGACCGCGCCGGGGCAGAGCTGGGCGCTGCTGGGCTTTGCGCTCGTCGTCGCCGGCGCGCTCGGCAATATTCTCGATCATTTCCTCTATGGCCACGTCGTCGACTATATCCGCTTCCATGTCGGCGGCTGGACCTTCCCGATCTTCAACCTCGCCGACAGCTACATCACGGTCGGCGCGGTGATGATCTTCGTCCAGGAGTTCCTGTTCAAAAGCCCCGGACGTGACGATGGCTGA
- a CDS encoding TrmH family RNA methyltransferase, with protein sequence MSFERDDRRAPRVGTVKEVTSLSNPIIKDIRALSQKKHREETGTFMAEGLKLVIDALELNWSIRTLIYAKAAKGKAQVEKVAAKTIASGGLVLEVSEKVLSAITRRDNPQMVVGIFESHYRPLAEIRPARNETYVALDRVRDPGNLGTIIRTADAAGAAGVILVGETTDPFSLETVRATMGSVFALPVSRAEPRAFLDWAGKSGAEIVATHLAGSVDYRTIDYTKKPVVLLMGNEQQGLPPELAEGAGRLARIPQQGRADSLNLAVATGVMLYEARRHLLSLDAPEAGR encoded by the coding sequence ATGAGCTTCGAGCGAGACGACAGGCGCGCGCCGCGCGTCGGCACGGTGAAGGAAGTCACCTCCCTTTCCAATCCGATCATCAAGGATATCCGCGCGCTGTCGCAGAAGAAGCACCGCGAGGAGACCGGAACCTTCATGGCCGAGGGGCTGAAGCTGGTCATCGACGCGCTGGAGCTCAACTGGTCGATCCGCACGCTGATCTATGCCAAGGCGGCCAAGGGCAAGGCGCAGGTGGAGAAGGTCGCTGCCAAGACGATCGCCTCCGGCGGACTTGTGCTTGAGGTCTCCGAAAAGGTGCTTTCGGCGATCACCCGGCGCGACAATCCGCAAATGGTCGTCGGCATTTTCGAAAGCCATTACCGGCCGCTCGCCGAGATCCGCCCGGCCAGGAACGAGACCTATGTGGCGCTCGACCGGGTGCGCGATCCCGGCAATCTCGGCACCATCATCCGCACAGCCGATGCGGCGGGCGCGGCCGGCGTCATCCTCGTCGGCGAGACCACCGATCCGTTTTCGCTGGAGACCGTGCGCGCCACCATGGGCTCGGTCTTCGCCCTTCCGGTCTCGCGCGCCGAGCCGCGCGCGTTCCTGGATTGGGCCGGAAAGAGCGGCGCCGAGATCGTCGCCACGCATCTCGCGGGCTCGGTTGACTACCGAACCATCGACTACACGAAGAAGCCGGTCGTGCTTTTGATGGGCAACGAGCAGCAGGGGCTTCCTCCGGAACTCGCCGAGGGCGCGGGGCGGCTTGCCCGCATTCCGCAGCAGGGCAGGGCTGATTCGCTCAACCTCGCGGTTGCCACCGGCGTCATGCTCTATGAGGCGCGCCGCCACCTGCTTTCACTCGACGCTCCGGAGGCAGGCCGATGA
- a CDS encoding class I SAM-dependent methyltransferase — protein MTPSRPDKTRRTKAGGKPQAKPDRPRKDVRRADKRQGSAPAEKQNERRSRQPEPQWIALRDGERPAERVPRILQSVSADGFHLIDSGHGLKLEQYGDYRIVRPEAQALWPPLLDEKIWANADAIFTGDTDEDGMGRWRFPKAALGETWPLRIMDIDFLGRFTAFRHVGVFPEQVAHWQWMRDVLQQAAGGKTPPKVLNLFGYTGVASLVAAAAGAEVTHVDASKKAIGWARENQALSGLNDRPIRWICDDAMKFIEREERRGNHYDIILTDPPKFGRGPNGEVWQLFEHLPRMLDLCRAILKPDALGFVLTAYSIRASFYSVHELMMETMRGFGGVVESGELVIREAGLSGDQPGRALSTSLYARWLPQ, from the coding sequence ATGACGCCTTCCAGACCGGACAAGACGCGCCGCACCAAAGCCGGCGGCAAGCCGCAGGCCAAGCCTGACCGGCCGCGCAAGGATGTGCGCCGGGCCGACAAGCGACAAGGCAGCGCCCCGGCGGAAAAGCAGAACGAGCGCCGCAGCCGTCAGCCGGAGCCGCAATGGATCGCTCTGCGGGACGGCGAACGGCCGGCCGAGCGCGTGCCGCGCATTCTCCAGTCCGTCTCCGCCGACGGTTTTCATCTGATCGATAGCGGCCACGGGCTGAAGCTCGAGCAATATGGCGACTACCGCATCGTCCGCCCCGAGGCGCAGGCGCTCTGGCCCCCGCTTCTCGATGAAAAGATCTGGGCCAATGCCGATGCGATTTTCACCGGCGATACGGACGAGGACGGCATGGGGCGCTGGCGCTTTCCAAAGGCCGCCCTTGGCGAAACATGGCCGCTGCGGATCATGGACATCGATTTTCTCGGCCGCTTCACCGCCTTTCGCCATGTCGGCGTGTTTCCCGAACAGGTCGCCCACTGGCAATGGATGCGTGATGTGCTGCAGCAGGCCGCAGGCGGCAAGACCCCGCCGAAAGTGCTCAATCTCTTTGGCTATACCGGCGTTGCCTCGCTGGTCGCCGCTGCCGCCGGCGCGGAAGTGACCCATGTGGATGCGTCGAAGAAGGCGATCGGCTGGGCGCGCGAGAACCAGGCGCTCTCTGGCCTCAACGATCGTCCGATCCGCTGGATCTGCGACGATGCGATGAAGTTCATCGAGCGCGAGGAGCGACGCGGCAACCACTACGACATCATCCTCACCGATCCGCCGAAATTCGGACGCGGGCCGAATGGCGAGGTCTGGCAGTTGTTCGAGCATCTGCCTAGAATGCTGGACCTCTGCCGCGCGATCCTGAAGCCGGATGCGCTCGGCTTCGTGCTGACGGCCTATTCGATCCGCGCCAGCTTCTATTCGGTTCACGAACTGATGATGGAGACGATGCGCGGTTTCGGCGGCGTCGTCGAATCGGGCGAGCTTGTCATTCGCGAGGCGGGGCTGTCCGGAGATCAGCCCGGCCGCGCCCTATCAACATCCCTTTATGCGCGGTGGTTGCCCCAATGA
- a CDS encoding LapA family protein, whose translation MMSKLVNLIILLPIGVVLVLLSVANRQSVTMALNPFNASDSVLAVSAPFFVYIFIAFILGILLGALFTWISQRKHRKTAKSSKREAALWRAEADKQKARSTEVSATRPLDQLPSS comes from the coding sequence ATGATGTCAAAGCTTGTCAATCTCATCATTCTGCTGCCCATCGGGGTGGTGCTTGTCCTGTTGTCGGTTGCCAACCGGCAGTCCGTCACCATGGCGCTCAACCCTTTCAATGCCAGCGACAGCGTGCTCGCCGTCTCCGCTCCCTTCTTCGTCTACATCTTCATTGCCTTCATTCTCGGCATTCTGCTTGGCGCGCTGTTTACCTGGATTTCCCAGCGCAAGCACCGCAAGACCGCAAAATCCAGCAAGCGCGAGGCCGCACTCTGGCGCGCGGAGGCCGACAAGCAGAAGGCGCGGAGCACCGAAGTTTCGGCTACCCGCCCGCTCGATCAGCTTCCGTCTTCCTGA
- a CDS encoding integration host factor subunit beta gives MIKSELVQIVAARNPHLYHRDVENIVNAILDEIADALAAGNRVELRGFGAFSVKNRPSRSGRNPRTGDTVFVEEKWVPFFKTGKELRERLNPDQKDDK, from the coding sequence GTGATCAAGTCGGAATTGGTACAGATTGTTGCGGCGCGTAACCCGCATCTCTATCACCGCGATGTCGAAAATATCGTGAACGCTATTCTGGACGAGATCGCGGATGCGCTGGCGGCGGGCAACCGGGTGGAGTTGCGCGGCTTCGGCGCGTTTTCGGTCAAGAACCGCCCTTCGCGTTCGGGACGGAACCCGCGCACCGGCGACACCGTTTTCGTCGAAGAAAAATGGGTTCCTTTCTTCAAGACCGGCAAGGAGTTGCGCGAACGCCTCAACCCCGACCAGAAAGACGACAAATAA
- the sppA gene encoding signal peptide peptidase SppA yields MNLSEILERRRLRRRVGWWRAAALVVAVLLVVALYKAYGGAEPGTMLARPHVAQLSVSGVVADDPVMLETIREIGEDPAAKALVVSLSTGGGTTFGGEALYKALRQVAERKPVVSEIRTQAASAGYMIALAGDRIFAGDTSITGSIGVIFLYPQAKELLDKIGVSVDAIKSAPMKAEPSPFNDASQEAQAMVRALVMDSYDWFVDLVAARRDMPRERALELADGRILTGRQAVEAGLVDEIGGRDEIMAYLAANGVSDSLEIRSWDNVNRDGFGVGLAKMGARLLESLGLGWFVSEDILRQTGLVDGLVSVGQTDWQ; encoded by the coding sequence ATGAATCTATCGGAAATCCTGGAGCGCAGGCGGTTGAGGCGGCGCGTCGGCTGGTGGCGCGCGGCCGCTCTCGTGGTCGCCGTCCTTTTGGTGGTTGCCCTCTACAAGGCCTATGGCGGCGCGGAGCCGGGAACCATGCTGGCGCGCCCGCATGTCGCGCAACTGTCGGTATCGGGCGTGGTCGCCGACGATCCGGTGATGCTCGAGACGATCCGAGAGATCGGCGAGGATCCGGCGGCAAAGGCGCTGGTCGTGTCGCTGTCGACCGGCGGCGGCACGACATTCGGCGGCGAGGCGCTCTACAAGGCCCTGCGCCAGGTGGCCGAGAGGAAGCCAGTCGTCAGCGAAATCCGCACCCAGGCCGCCTCGGCGGGCTACATGATCGCGCTTGCCGGCGACCGCATCTTTGCCGGCGACACCTCGATCACCGGCTCGATCGGCGTCATCTTTCTTTATCCGCAGGCGAAGGAACTGCTCGACAAGATCGGCGTCTCCGTGGATGCGATCAAGTCGGCGCCGATGAAGGCGGAACCATCGCCCTTCAACGATGCGAGCCAGGAGGCCCAGGCCATGGTCCGGGCCCTGGTGATGGACAGCTATGACTGGTTCGTCGATCTTGTCGCCGCGCGCCGCGACATGCCGCGGGAACGGGCGCTGGAGCTTGCCGACGGAAGGATTCTCACCGGACGGCAGGCGGTCGAGGCCGGACTGGTCGACGAAATTGGCGGTCGGGACGAAATAATGGCCTATCTCGCCGCAAACGGCGTTTCGGACTCCCTTGAAATCAGGTCTTGGGATAACGTAAACAGAGACGGCTTCGGGGTCGGCCTGGCGAAAATGGGGGCAAGGCTGCTCGAATCGCTCGGACTTGGCTGGTTTGTCAGCGAGGATATCCTTCGCCAGACCGGTCTTGTTGACGGGCTTGTGTCTGTCGGGCAGACTGATTGGCAATGA
- a CDS encoding LptA/OstA family protein: MDLSNLKICAPRRSTAATLALLCALALPAGESLAQSTQTSGFQLSGDEPIDIDADAFEVDDATKLITFSGNVVAVQGDNQVKAGKMTVRYAGGSTGIASGQGDIERIDLSQSVQLLTDTQTATGDTGYFDMVTQHFVLEGKEVVLKESGNVFVGCKLTVDMNTSQAKLDACGKRVQIRLNPQSRPGN, translated from the coding sequence ATGGATCTGAGCAATTTGAAAATCTGCGCGCCGCGCCGCTCGACTGCGGCAACGCTGGCGCTTTTATGCGCGCTGGCGCTGCCGGCGGGTGAGAGCCTTGCCCAGTCGACCCAGACAAGCGGCTTCCAGCTTTCGGGCGACGAGCCGATCGACATCGATGCGGATGCCTTCGAAGTGGATGACGCCACCAAGCTGATCACCTTTTCCGGCAATGTCGTCGCCGTCCAGGGCGACAACCAGGTCAAGGCCGGCAAGATGACGGTCCGCTATGCCGGCGGCTCGACCGGGATCGCCTCCGGCCAGGGCGATATCGAGCGGATCGACCTCAGCCAGTCGGTGCAGCTTCTCACCGACACGCAGACGGCCACCGGCGACACCGGCTATTTCGACATGGTCACCCAGCACTTCGTCCTCGAGGGCAAAGAGGTGGTGCTGAAGGAAAGCGGCAATGTCTTCGTCGGCTGCAAGCTCACCGTCGACATGAATACGAGCCAGGCCAAGCTGGATGCCTGCGGCAAGCGAGTGCAGATCAGGCTCAACCCGCAATCGCGGCCAGGCAACTGA
- the lptB gene encoding LPS export ABC transporter ATP-binding protein: MAERPSVTATAPRNGDPDRENGRYDGTLIAQGLTKTYRSRRVVNGVSLVVRRGEAVGLLGPNGAGKTTCFYMITGLVPVDEGSIALHGRDVTGLPMYRRARLGVGYLPQEASIFRGLSVENNIRAVLELTPLKKKEREEKLEQLMEEFGIAKLRKTSAVALSGGERRRLEIARALATDPAFMLLDEPFAGVDPISVADIQNLIRHLTRRGIGVLITDHNVRETLGMIDRAYIIHAGEVLTHGKADEIVANTDVRRFYLGDNFSL, translated from the coding sequence ATGGCAGAGCGCCCGTCCGTAACCGCAACAGCGCCCCGCAACGGCGATCCTGACCGGGAGAACGGCCGCTACGACGGAACGCTGATCGCGCAGGGGCTGACCAAGACCTATCGCAGCCGGCGCGTCGTCAACGGCGTGTCGCTTGTTGTGCGTCGAGGCGAGGCCGTGGGCCTGCTCGGCCCCAACGGCGCGGGCAAGACCACCTGTTTCTACATGATCACCGGCCTGGTGCCCGTCGACGAAGGCTCCATCGCGCTGCATGGCCGCGACGTTACCGGACTGCCGATGTATCGCCGCGCCCGCCTCGGCGTCGGCTATCTGCCACAGGAAGCCTCGATCTTTCGCGGCCTCTCGGTCGAAAACAACATCCGCGCCGTGCTCGAACTGACGCCCCTGAAGAAGAAGGAGCGGGAAGAAAAGCTCGAGCAGCTGATGGAGGAATTCGGCATCGCCAAGCTGCGCAAGACGTCGGCCGTCGCGCTTTCCGGCGGCGAGCGCAGGCGCCTCGAGATCGCGCGCGCGCTTGCGACCGATCCCGCCTTCATGCTGCTCGACGAGCCCTTTGCCGGCGTCGATCCCATTTCGGTCGCCGATATCCAGAACCTGATCCGCCACCTGACCCGGCGCGGCATCGGCGTCCTGATCACCGACCACAATGTTCGCGAGACGCTCGGCATGATCGACCGCGCCTACATCATCCACGCCGGCGAGGTGCTGACGCACGGCAAGGCGGACGAGATCGTCGCCAATACCGATGTGCGCCGCTTCTACCTTGGCGACAATTTCAGCCTGTAG
- the rpoN gene encoding RNA polymerase factor sigma-54, with protein MALSANLLLRQNQSLVMTPQLMQSIQLLQMPHAELCQFIAQEVEKNPLLEVAGEEGGPEERPETAEPQESDGADLSSDWYSDDRQANGTARLGDSLDSNFDSTYGEDSPPIRPDAPELMSQWKSMPGTLGGDDHVDLDEFVAGRPCLREHLADQIALTFKRSDEQAIARHLVDYLDEAGYFRGDTKEIAERAGLAVVRLDTVLERLKTLDPPGIFAQSLSDCMRQQLLQTDSLTPAMAVLVDNLELVARRDFTRLKKLCGVEEQDLLAMTQRLRRLNPKPAGAFSSQPPESVLPDVIVSARKEGEWQVELNPDTLPRVLVNRSYLTEIKASHGMSAADDAFLNTCLQTANWLTRSLDQRARTILKVASEIVRQQDAFLKHGVDHLRPLNLKTVADAIKMHESTVSRVTSNKFILTPRGLFELRYFFSVSIASDQADGSALSAESIRHKIRRMIAAETPEAVLSDDDIVSALKDEGITLARRTVAKYREAMSIPSSVQRRREKRAYARVVGV; from the coding sequence ATGGCACTAAGCGCCAATCTTCTTCTCCGACAGAACCAGTCGCTCGTGATGACGCCGCAACTGATGCAGTCCATCCAGCTGCTCCAGATGCCGCATGCGGAGCTCTGCCAGTTCATCGCGCAGGAAGTTGAGAAGAACCCGCTTCTGGAGGTCGCCGGCGAAGAGGGCGGACCGGAGGAACGGCCGGAAACGGCCGAACCGCAGGAGAGCGACGGCGCCGACCTTTCCAGCGACTGGTATTCCGACGACCGGCAGGCCAATGGCACGGCGCGGCTCGGCGACAGCCTCGACAGCAATTTTGACAGCACTTACGGCGAAGACAGCCCGCCCATCCGGCCGGATGCTCCGGAGTTGATGAGCCAGTGGAAATCGATGCCGGGCACGCTCGGCGGCGACGACCATGTCGACCTCGACGAGTTCGTCGCCGGCAGGCCGTGCCTGCGCGAGCATCTGGCCGACCAGATCGCGCTCACCTTCAAGCGCTCCGACGAACAGGCGATCGCCCGCCACCTCGTCGACTATCTCGACGAGGCCGGCTACTTCCGGGGGGACACGAAGGAGATCGCCGAACGGGCCGGGCTGGCCGTCGTCAGGCTGGACACGGTGCTGGAACGGCTGAAAACGCTTGATCCGCCCGGCATCTTCGCGCAGTCCCTTTCCGACTGCATGCGCCAGCAATTGCTGCAGACCGACAGTCTCACCCCGGCCATGGCGGTTCTGGTCGACAATCTCGAACTGGTGGCGCGCCGCGATTTCACCAGGCTGAAGAAACTTTGCGGCGTGGAAGAACAGGATCTTCTGGCGATGACGCAGAGGCTTCGCCGGCTGAACCCGAAGCCGGCCGGCGCCTTTTCCAGCCAGCCGCCCGAATCGGTCCTGCCCGACGTCATCGTCTCCGCACGCAAGGAGGGCGAATGGCAGGTGGAGCTCAATCCGGACACGCTGCCGCGGGTTCTCGTCAACCGCTCCTACCTCACCGAGATCAAGGCCTCGCACGGCATGTCGGCGGCCGATGATGCCTTTCTCAACACCTGCCTGCAGACGGCGAACTGGCTGACGCGCAGCCTCGACCAGCGCGCCCGCACAATCCTGAAGGTCGCAAGCGAGATCGTGCGCCAGCAGGACGCCTTTCTCAAGCACGGCGTCGACCATCTGCGCCCGCTCAACCTGAAGACCGTCGCCGACGCAATCAAGATGCACGAGTCGACCGTCAGCCGCGTCACCTCCAACAAGTTCATCCTGACCCCGCGCGGCCTGTTCGAGCTGCGCTATTTCTTCTCCGTCTCGATCGCCTCCGACCAGGCGGACGGCAGCGCGCTTTCGGCGGAATCGATCCGCCACAAGATCCGCCGCATGATCGCAGCGGAAACGCCGGAAGCGGTCCTTTCCGATGACGACATCGTTTCCGCGCTGAAGGACGAAGGCATCACGCTCGCCCGCCGGACCGTGGCAAAATACCGCGAGGCGATGTCGATCCCCTCCTCCGTCCAGCGTCGCCGCGAAAAACGCGCCTATGCCAGGGTCGTCGGCGTCTGA
- the hpf gene encoding ribosome hibernation-promoting factor, HPF/YfiA family, whose translation MSVRVSGKQMEVGEAFREKIEDQIEEAVTKYFDGGYSGQVTVEKSAGGFEADCKVHLDSGAVLHAAGKAHDPQAAFEAAFERIAKRLRRYKRKLKDHHQGNGHADFAEVAYSVMDLPQEDETEIPEDYAPAIVAEAKTEVRTMAVATAVMALDMTDKPLMLFRNPDNKTLNIVYRRPDGNIGWIDTAGIKG comes from the coding sequence ATGAGTGTTCGCGTCTCGGGAAAACAAATGGAAGTCGGAGAGGCTTTCCGTGAAAAAATCGAAGACCAGATCGAGGAAGCGGTCACCAAATATTTCGACGGCGGCTATTCCGGCCAGGTAACGGTCGAGAAGTCCGCGGGCGGTTTCGAGGCGGACTGCAAGGTCCATCTCGACAGCGGCGCCGTGCTGCATGCAGCCGGCAAGGCGCACGACCCCCAGGCCGCCTTCGAGGCAGCATTCGAACGCATCGCCAAGCGCCTGCGCCGCTACAAGCGCAAGCTGAAGGACCATCACCAGGGCAACGGACACGCCGATTTTGCCGAGGTCGCCTATTCGGTGATGGACCTGCCGCAGGAGGACGAGACCGAGATTCCGGAAGACTACGCGCCGGCCATCGTCGCGGAAGCCAAAACCGAGGTCCGCACCATGGCCGTGGCCACGGCCGTCATGGCGCTCGACATGACCGACAAGCCGCTGATGCTGTTCCGCAACCCGGACAACAAGACGCTCAACATCGTCTATCGCCGCCCGGATGGCAATATCGGCTGGATCGACACAGCCGGCATCAAGGGCTGA
- the ptsN gene encoding PTS IIA-like nitrogen regulatory protein PtsN, whose protein sequence is MALDDLLKQEAIIPALKANSKKQLLQELAARAEAVTGIPEREIFEVVLQRERLGSTGVGNGIAIPHGKLPKLDHICGVFARLQHPVNFEALDDQPVDLAFLLLAPEGAGADHLKALSRVARLLRDQDLVKKLRASDSESAIYAFLNTDPDSSAA, encoded by the coding sequence ATGGCCCTTGACGACCTGCTGAAACAGGAGGCGATCATCCCCGCCCTCAAGGCGAACTCCAAGAAGCAATTGCTGCAGGAGTTGGCCGCCAGAGCGGAGGCCGTGACGGGAATTCCCGAGCGCGAGATCTTCGAAGTGGTGCTCCAGCGCGAGCGCCTCGGCTCTACCGGTGTCGGCAACGGCATCGCCATACCCCACGGCAAGCTGCCGAAGCTTGACCATATCTGCGGCGTGTTCGCCCGCCTGCAGCATCCCGTCAATTTCGAGGCGCTTGACGACCAGCCGGTCGATCTCGCCTTCCTGCTGCTGGCTCCCGAAGGCGCCGGCGCCGATCATCTGAAGGCCCTGTCGCGCGTGGCGCGGCTCCTGCGCGACCAGGACCTGGTCAAGAAGCTCCGGGCCTCCGATTCGGAAAGCGCGATCTACGCCTTCCTGAACACCGATCCGGATTCGTCGGCGGCCTGA
- the grpE gene encoding nucleotide exchange factor GrpE: MTDETKKNGTDEEINETVVDLEADAPAGEPADGEVAEPDPIDLLREENEKQRDQLLRLAAEMENLRRRTARDVKDAKAYSVTAFARDMLGVSDNLRRALDSIPEDKRTEEIKGFIEGVEMTERSMLSALERHGVKTIEAEGQRFDPHFHQAMFEVPNPEIPANTVVQVVQTGYMIGDRVLRPAMVGVSKGGPKAEAAQQQPAEDKPE; this comes from the coding sequence ATGACCGACGAGACCAAGAAGAACGGCACTGACGAGGAAATCAACGAGACGGTGGTCGACCTTGAGGCGGATGCGCCTGCCGGGGAGCCCGCGGATGGCGAAGTTGCCGAACCCGATCCGATCGATCTCCTGCGTGAGGAAAACGAGAAGCAGCGCGACCAGTTGCTGCGGCTTGCAGCCGAAATGGAAAACCTGCGCCGGCGCACGGCGCGCGACGTGAAGGACGCCAAGGCCTATTCGGTCACGGCGTTTGCGCGCGACATGCTCGGCGTGTCCGACAATCTGCGCCGGGCGCTCGATTCCATTCCCGAGGACAAGCGGACCGAGGAGATCAAGGGCTTCATCGAGGGCGTGGAGATGACCGAACGCTCCATGCTGTCGGCGCTGGAGCGCCATGGCGTGAAGACGATCGAGGCGGAAGGGCAGAGATTCGATCCGCATTTCCACCAGGCGATGTTCGAGGTGCCGAACCCGGAAATTCCCGCCAACACGGTGGTTCAGGTGGTCCAGACCGGCTACATGATCGGCGACCGGGTTCTCCGTCCGGCCATGGTCGGCGTTTCCAAGGGCGGGCCGAAGGCGGAAGCCGCGCAGCAGCAGCCGGCAGAAGACAAGCCGGAATAG
- the hrcA gene encoding heat-inducible transcriptional repressor HrcA — translation MTADRRADNSAMTLDDRSREVFRAIVESYLESGEPLGSRNLSRLLPMSLSPASVRNVMSDLEELGLIYAPHVSAGRLPTESGLRFFVDAYMQVGDLAESERSEIERHMQGVDRGQPVDGLLNEASQMLSGMSRGAGLVMTSKSNAVLKHVEFIRLEPTKALAVLVGEHNEVENRIIDLPAGTTSSQLTAAANFLNAHLNGQTLPELRAVLARLKDEVRHELDQLSQDLVGRGLAVWSGSTEDGRPGQLIVRGRANLLEGVADAADIDRLRMLFDDLEKKESLIELISLAESGSGVRIFIGSENKLFSLSGSSLVVAPYRDSDNQVVGAVGVIGPTRLNYARVVPMVDYTAHLLSRMSRSR, via the coding sequence ATGACAGCAGATCGACGCGCAGACAATTCGGCAATGACACTGGACGATCGCTCGCGCGAGGTGTTCCGCGCGATCGTCGAGAGCTATCTGGAAAGCGGCGAACCGCTCGGCTCGCGCAACCTGTCGCGGCTTCTGCCCATGTCGCTTTCGCCGGCTTCGGTGCGCAATGTGATGAGCGATCTGGAAGAGCTTGGCCTGATCTACGCGCCGCATGTGTCCGCCGGCCGCCTGCCGACGGAGAGCGGACTGCGATTCTTCGTCGATGCCTATATGCAGGTCGGCGACCTTGCTGAAAGCGAGCGTTCCGAGATCGAGCGTCATATGCAGGGCGTCGATCGCGGCCAGCCGGTCGACGGGCTTCTGAACGAGGCAAGCCAGATGCTTTCCGGCATGTCGCGCGGGGCGGGGCTGGTGATGACGTCCAAGAGCAACGCCGTGCTCAAGCATGTCGAATTCATCCGGCTGGAACCGACAAAGGCGCTTGCGGTGCTCGTCGGCGAGCATAACGAGGTGGAGAACCGGATCATCGACCTGCCGGCCGGCACGACCTCCTCGCAACTGACGGCGGCGGCCAATTTCCTCAACGCGCATCTCAACGGCCAGACCCTGCCGGAACTGAGGGCGGTTCTCGCGCGGCTGAAGGACGAGGTTCGCCACGAGCTTGACCAGCTCTCGCAGGATCTCGTCGGGCGCGGGCTCGCCGTCTGGTCGGGCAGCACGGAAGACGGCAGGCCCGGGCAGCTGATCGTGCGCGGCCGGGCCAATCTGCTCGAAGGCGTCGCCGATGCCGCCGATATCGATCGCCTGAGGATGCTGTTCGACGACCTTGAGAAGAAGGAAAGCCTGATCGAGCTGATCAGCCTGGCCGAAAGCGGTTCGGGCGTGCGCATCTTCATAGGCTCGGAAAACAAGCTGTTTTCGCTGTCGGGCTCCTCGCTCGTCGTCGCGCCCTATCGCGACAGCGACAACCAGGTCGTCGGCGCGGTCGGCGTTATCGGGCCGACGCGGCTCAACTATGCCCGGGTCGTGCCGATGGTCGACTATACGGCCCATCTGTTGTCGCGCATGTCGCGCTCTCGCTGA
- the rph gene encoding ribonuclease PH gives MRPSGRQLNQMRNVSFERGFSKHAEGSCFVKFGDTHVLCTASLEERVPPWLRNAGKGWVTAEYGMLPRATGDRMRREASAGKQGGRTLEIQRLIGRSLRAVVDLEALGERQISVDCDVIQADGGTRTASITGAWIALHDCLKWMEARSMVKTDKVLKDHVAAISCGIFADQPVIDLDYLEDSSAETDANFVMTGAGGIVEIQGTAEGKPFSQDEFLTLMDLARNGITELVDLQKKTIASA, from the coding sequence ATGCGGCCATCAGGCAGACAACTCAACCAGATGCGCAATGTTTCCTTCGAGCGTGGCTTTTCCAAGCACGCGGAAGGCTCCTGCTTCGTCAAGTTCGGGGATACGCATGTGCTGTGCACCGCCTCCCTCGAAGAGCGCGTGCCGCCGTGGCTGCGCAATGCCGGCAAGGGCTGGGTGACCGCCGAATACGGCATGCTGCCGCGCGCGACCGGCGATCGCATGCGCCGCGAGGCCTCCGCCGGCAAGCAGGGCGGCCGCACGCTGGAAATCCAGCGCCTGATCGGCCGCTCTCTGCGCGCCGTCGTCGATCTCGAAGCCCTCGGCGAACGCCAGATCAGCGTCGACTGCGACGTCATTCAGGCAGACGGCGGCACCCGCACCGCCTCGATCACCGGCGCCTGGATCGCCCTCCATGACTGCCTGAAATGGATGGAGGCCCGCAGCATGGTCAAGACCGACAAGGTGCTGAAGGACCATGTCGCGGCGATTTCCTGCGGCATCTTTGCCGATCAGCCCGTCATCGACCTCGACTATCTGGAGGATTCCTCCGCCGAAACCGACGCCAATTTCGTCATGACCGGCGCCGGCGGCATCGTCGAGATCCAGGGCACCGCCGAGGGCAAGCCCTTCTCGCAGGACGAGTTCCTGACGCTGATGGACCTTGCCCGCAACGGCATCACCGAACTGGTGGACCTTCAGAAGAAGACCATCGCCAGCGCTTGA